The following DNA comes from Sphingopyxis sp. BSN-002.
GCCGTTGCATTCGTATGGCGACCGTAATAATATGTCGCCACGTTGAAATATAACTAGGCGCGCGATTCGCGCCCGAAGGGAAGAAGATATGCCTGAGTCGCATCGGCGGCCGGCGAGCAATCTGCCGCCGCTTTCGCTCCATATTCCCGAGCCCCGCTACCGCCCCGGCGACACCCCCGACTTCGGCGACATCGTCGTTCCCGCAGTCGACGCGACCCCCCGTCCGGGCGAAGCGACCAAGCCCGACGCGATGCGCGACCTTTGCTACGGCCTTGTCCGCGTGCTCGATTTCGACGGTGTCGCAAAGGGGCAATGGGACCCGAAGCTGGGCGCCGAACGGCTGCGCGCGATGCTGCGTTACATGATGCTGACCCGCGCGTTCGACGATCGCATGTTCCGTGCACAGCGGCAGGGCAAGACCAGCTTCTATATGAAGTGCACCGGCGAGGAGGCGACGTCGGTCGCCTCGACCATGGCGATCGACCGCGGCGACATGTGCTTCCCCAGCTATCGCCAGCAGGGCATCCTGATCACGCGCGACTATCCGCTGATCCGGATGATGAACCAGATCTATTCGAACCGCGGCGACCATCTGCTCGGCCGTCAGCTACCGATCATGTATTCGGCGCCCGAGCATGGTTTCTTCAGCGTGTCGGGCAATCTCGCGACGCAATATCCGCAGGCGGTGGGCTGGGCGATGGCTTCGGCTTCGAAGGGCGATACGCGGATCGCGACCGTGTGGTGCGGTGAGGGCTCGTCGGCCGAAGGCGACTTCCACTCGGCGCTGACGTTTGCGACCGTCTATAACGCACCGGTCATCTTCAACGTCGTCAACAACCAGTGGGCGATCTCGAGCTTTTCGGGCTTTGCGGGCGGCGAACGCACGACCTTTGCCGCGCGCGCCGTGGGCTATGGCATCGCGGGCCTGCGTGTCGACGGCAACGATCCGCTCGCGGTTTACGCTGCGACACAGTGGGCGGCCGATCGCGCGCGCACGAACAACGGTCCGACGCTGATCGAGCATTTCACCTATCGTAGCGAGGGGCATAGCACCTCGGACGATCCGAGCGCCTATCGCGCCGCCGACGAAGCGACCGCCTGGCCGCTCGGCGATCCGATCGCACGGCTGAAACAGCATCTCGAAGTGCTCGGCGAATGGGACGACGAGCGCCACGCCGCGCAGGCCAAAGAACTCGAAGAGCTGGTAAAGACGACCCAGAAGCAGTCAGAAAAGCTCGGAATTCTCGGGCATGGTATGCATCAGCCGTTCGAGACGATGTTCCAGGACGTGTTCGAGGAGATGCCCTGGCACCTCAAGGAACAATGCGATCAGATGCTCGCCGAGCAAGAGGCCAAGTTCGGCCCGAACTGGAAGCCCGAATAATGAGCGCGGACATCAAGACCATGAACATGATCGAGGCGATCAACAGCGCCATGGACATCATGCTCGAACGCGACCCCAACACCGTCGTGATGGGCGAGGACGTCGGCTTCTTCGGCGGCGTGTTCCGCGCGACCGCGGGCCTGCAGAAAAAGCACGGCAAGACGCGCGTGTTCGACACGCCGATCAACGAATGCGGCATCATCGGCGTCGCGGTCGGCATGGGGGCCTATGGCCTGCGTCCGGTTCCCGAGATCCAGTTCGCCGACTACATATACCCGGGGCTCGATCAGCTCGTCAGCGAGGCGGCGCGGCTGCGCTATCGCTCGGCAAACGACTATATCTGCCCCATGACCGTGCGGACGCCGTTCGGCGGGGGCATTTTCGGCGGCCAGACGCACAGCCAGTCGCCCGAAAGCATCATGACGCATATCTGCGGCGTGAAAACCGTCATTCCGTCGAACCCCTACGACGCAAAAGGCCTGCTGATCGCGGCGATCGAGGACAACGACCCCGTCGTCTTCCTCGAACCCAAGCGCATCTACAACGGCCCGTTCAGCGGCTATTACGACCGCCCGGTCGAGCCCTGGTCGAAGCATGACGCGAGCGCGGTGCCGGA
Coding sequences within:
- a CDS encoding thiamine pyrophosphate-dependent enzyme — translated: MPESHRRPASNLPPLSLHIPEPRYRPGDTPDFGDIVVPAVDATPRPGEATKPDAMRDLCYGLVRVLDFDGVAKGQWDPKLGAERLRAMLRYMMLTRAFDDRMFRAQRQGKTSFYMKCTGEEATSVASTMAIDRGDMCFPSYRQQGILITRDYPLIRMMNQIYSNRGDHLLGRQLPIMYSAPEHGFFSVSGNLATQYPQAVGWAMASASKGDTRIATVWCGEGSSAEGDFHSALTFATVYNAPVIFNVVNNQWAISSFSGFAGGERTTFAARAVGYGIAGLRVDGNDPLAVYAATQWAADRARTNNGPTLIEHFTYRSEGHSTSDDPSAYRAADEATAWPLGDPIARLKQHLEVLGEWDDERHAAQAKELEELVKTTQKQSEKLGILGHGMHQPFETMFQDVFEEMPWHLKEQCDQMLAEQEAKFGPNWKPE
- a CDS encoding alpha-ketoacid dehydrogenase subunit beta, translating into MNMIEAINSAMDIMLERDPNTVVMGEDVGFFGGVFRATAGLQKKHGKTRVFDTPINECGIIGVAVGMGAYGLRPVPEIQFADYIYPGLDQLVSEAARLRYRSANDYICPMTVRTPFGGGIFGGQTHSQSPESIMTHICGVKTVIPSNPYDAKGLLIAAIEDNDPVVFLEPKRIYNGPFSGYYDRPVEPWSKHDASAVPEGYYRIDLGKAATVREGEALTILAYGTMVHVTRTIVEEMGIDAEIIDLRTLLPLDIDAIETSVKKTGRCLIIHEATRTSGFGAELAALVQERCFYHLEAPVERVTGFDTPYPHSLEWAYFPGPVRIATALTKILKD